The Phoenix dactylifera cultivar Barhee BC4 chromosome 12, palm_55x_up_171113_PBpolish2nd_filt_p, whole genome shotgun sequence genome has a window encoding:
- the LOC103713707 gene encoding uncharacterized protein LOC103713707, with protein MASSFHSKMMAFSLLLSLFLRIPSTSAGVTCEDLPQDLCAFAISSSSKRCVLESTQHSGRPTEYQCRTSEVVVARMSNWIETDECVKACGVDRNSVGISSDSLLEPQFTEKLCSPACHENCPNIIDLYFNLAAGEGVLLPELCEARRVNPHRSMMTILSSGVAAGPAAGGGDVSKLDVAAAPASMASPPASA; from the exons ATGGCTTCATCGTTTCATTCCAAGATGATGGccttctcccttcttctctccctGTTCCTCCGCATCCCATCCACCTCAG CGGGAGTGACATGCGAGGATTTGCCGCAGGACCTGTGCGCGTTTGCGATATCGTCGTCGTCGAAGAGGTGCGTGCTGGAGAGCACCCAGCACAGCGGGCGGCCGACCGAGTACCAGTGCCGGACGTCGGAGGTGGTGGTGGCGCGGATGTCCAATTGGATCGAGACCGACGAATGCGTGAAAGCGTGCGGCGTGGACCGTAACTCCGTCGGGATCTCGTCCGACTCGCTCCTCGAGCCGCAGTTCACCGAGAAACTCTGCTCTCCGGCGTGCCACGAGAACTGCCCCAACATCATCGATCTCTACTTCAACCTCGCCGCCGGCGAAG GTGTGCTCCTGCCTGAATTGTGCGAGGCTCGGCGGGTGAATCCTCATCGGTCGATGATGACGATTCTCAGCTCTGGTGTCGCAGCAGGCCCCGCTGCCGGTGGAGGGGATGTGAGTAAATTGGATGTAGCAGCTGCACCAGCTTCCATGGCTTCACCCCCTGCTTCAGCTTGA